ATCGAGGAAATCGTCGCCGGGCGCGGCAACCAGGGCGAACTGCGCCAGGTCGTCTACGACGCCGCGCGGCGCCTCGCGCAGCCCCGGCGACCGGTCGAGTTCCGCCTGCCCGGGGCGTTCGAGTTGCAGCACCCGATCAACGTCTTCTCGCTCGCACTGGTCCTGGGCCACGCCCTGGACTACGGCCCGGCGCAACTTGTCAGCCTGGGCACCGGCGCCCTGCTGCACGACATCGGCAAGACCTTGCTGCCCGACCGCCTGGTCGGCAAGACGGGACCGCTGTCGCCCAAGGAGGCCGAACTCCTGCGCCACCACCCCGCCCTGGGCGTGGCGCTGCTGACGCGGGCACCGCGCTTCGCCCGCTGGCTCGTCTCGCGCGACGCCGTGGAGATCGTGCGCCACCACCACGAGCGGTTCGACGGCACCGGGTACCCCGACAAGCTGCGCGGGGCGGCCATCCCGCGGATGGCGTCCATCGTCGCGGTCGCCGACGTGTACGACGCGATGCTCTCGGATCGGCCCTACGCCAGGCGATCGCCCCCCGGCGTCGCGCGCCAGACCATCCGCAGCCTCGCCGGCCGGCAGTTCGATCCGGCCGTCGTGGACGCATTCCTGCGGCGCATTCTCCCCTACCCGACCGGAACCGAGGTGGTGCTGTCGGATCGCCGCGTCGGCCGCGTCCTGCGCGCCACCTCGGATGCCCCCCTGCGGCCCCTCGTGGGCGTGGCGGGGGAGGAAATCGACCTCGCGCAGCACCGGCGTCTCGACATCGTGAGCGTCCGGCTGGCCCGCCGCGGAGAGCGCGTGAGCGCCGTCATCCCCGTGAGGATCGGCCTGGGCGCGGGCGCGGGCGTGTGGGGCAAGACCGTCGACGTCTCGGCCGAAGGCGCCTGCATCGATCTGGTGGGCGGCCGGGCGGCCCTCGCCACCGACGTGGAGCTGCAGTTCTGCACCGGCGGCGCCACGACCGGCGAGCCGTTGAAAGCCAAGATCTGCTGGGTGCGTGAAGGCGGCGACGGCACGTCGCGCATCGGCGTCCACGTACGTGGCGCCGACCTCCTGGCCGCCTTGAGCGCCGGCCGGCTGGCGAGCTAGCGACCGCCGAAATCGGCGCCACCAGAGGATTTCAGGCCTCGGAGAAAGTGGTTAAGAAACCCGCCGGCGGGTTTCTTAACCGTTTCGCGGCTGCTTTTCCACCGCGGCTTCAGTACTTCAGGATCGGCCGGAAGCCGAGGTCGGCGTAAGAGTACGACCGCGGGTAGCCCAGGGCGACGTACCAGATGCCCGAGCGCTGCGCGCCCGACCAGCTGCCGCCGCGGAACGGCTTGACGAAGCTCGTCGGGTTGACGAAGAAGAAGCCGGCCGAGAAGTAGGCGTTGGGCGCCGGAGCGGTCTCGGTCGGCACGCCCAGCAGCCGCAGCTTCTCGTCGCTCGCCAGCGCCGCGATGTGGCCCGACCCCTGGTTGGGCAGGCGCCAGGTCGCCGCCGTGCCGTCCACCAGCAGCTTGCCCTTCTCGTCGAGGCCCAGGGTGCGCGTCCACTCGAAGACGTTGCCGTTGAGGTCGTAGGCGCCGGCGGTGGTCAGGGTGTGGGCGGTGAAGTTCTGGGTGCCGGTCCACGCCGACGAGGTGGCGCTCCCGGTGAGCGCCCGGCCGCCGCCGTAGGTGGCGTCCCCGACGAAGGTGATGTCGGGCCGGTCCTTGTCGCGCAGGAACGAGTTGTTGCCGCGCACCGATTCGGTGCTGGTGATGGACGCCCAGACGGCGAGCGCCGTCCACTCCTCGTCGCCGATCAGATCCGCCTTGGCGTCGTAGGCCTGGCAGGCGCGGCGCGCCTCGTCCCAGTCGACATTCGTCCACGGGACGCAGTACGGGGCGACCTTCAGCGACGTGCTGGCCCCGGCGGTGGCGCCGGCGCTGGACGTGGCGGTGCCGGCCACGGCGTCGGCGCGGGAGGCTTCGTACTTGGCCACGTAGAAGCCGCCGAACGAAGCGGTGGCCCAGTCGGCGCCGGCCGTCCCCACGGGCGGCTTCTCGCGCACCCAGGCTCCGGCCGGCGGGTACGCGCTGTCGGTGCTGGTGCGCGCCGGCACGATCAGCTGGTAGGCGACGAACTCGGGAATCCACACGAACGAGCTGGTGGCGGCGCCCTTCACGACGGCCAGGTCGTGCGTGACCTTGAGGTCGCCGGTGTCTCCCGGAGCGAGTTGCCGGGTCGTGGTCGCGACGAGTTCGGGCGCTCCCGGGTTGCGGATGCCGACGGGCGCCGGGGTGGACACCGGGATCACGGCCGGCTCTTCGACTTTACAAGCGGATACGGCCGCGATGAACGTGGCGACCGGCAGGCCCGCCGCCCAGAATAGCTTCGACCCCGATGGCCGCATTGGATCTCCTCGCAGACGATGACCGGGAAGGCGTGGCAATTGTACCGCAAGGCAACCGGGCCCTCAGTGACGCCCGAACCCGAGCTGTTAAACGAAGATTCTCGCGATCTTTTACGCCGCTTAACCGCTTTTCCGAAAGTTCTCGCGCCCGCTCGGCCAAATACCAAGGTAGTAGCCGTCGGTAGGATGTGACCTACCTCGAAGGAGGGGCAGTCAGATGTCGCGTAGCCAGAGTCTGGTGATCCTGTCGCTGCTCGGCGCGCTCCTGGCAGGCTGCGGCGCCGCCGCGGGCAGCCCCGCCGGCACCACGAAGAACGGGACTCCGAGCGCGGCGTCAGACGCCGCCACCCGCGACGCGGACGTTTTCCCGAGCGGCGGCGCCTCGGGCGGCTACGGCGGCGGTTCCTCGGGCACGCCCGGCTACTAGCAGGCTGCTAGGCCGAACTAGTTAAGGCCCGTTAAGCGCTCCCGAAGATCGTGTTTCGCGCGGCCAGCGTCGCGCCTGGGAGCCGGATAGTAGCCATGTGCCGGAGCTGTTTTTCTGGAGTAACCCGCCTGCCCTGAAAGGGAAGACGACGGGGCAGCTTGCCGGCGATTCGGCCCGCGACCTCCACAAGCAGTACGACGCCGCCCTGGGCGAACTTGCCGACATCGACCGCGAGTTCCGGGCGACGCGGGCTCGCCTGGATGGCCCCCTGGCCGACGGCGAGCGGGCGTCGCTGATCGAGAAGCTCCGCCGGCTCGACTCCCGCTTCGAAGGCAAGAAGCTGGAGATCGAGCGGATCGCCGCGGAACTCGAGCGCAAGGATCCGGTGTTCCGGCAGGTGCGGCAGGAGCGGCGCGACAAGATCGCGGAGCAGAAGGAACGCAAGGAGGCCGAGGAGCGCCGGCAGGCCGAGCAGGCGCGGCAGCAGGCCGACCGGAAGCGCAAGGACGATTTCCGGCGCTGGCTGGAGGATTACGACAGGCGGCGCTTCGAGGCCAAGCGCCTCCAGGACCGCGAGGACTTCGCCCGCTCGCTCGACCTGAATCGCCTGAACAATCTGGAGTTTCTCGCCCACATGGGTGCGATCGACAAGGTCGGCGGCATCGGCGCCGTGGCCACCCAGCGCGCGGGCCAGACCGACAAGCTCGAGGGCAGGCTCAGGCTGATCGAATCACCCGAGCGGCGCCGGGCGCGGACCGACGCGCTCGCCCTCACCCGCCACGCGACCAGCCGGCTCGATCCGGCGGCGCTGGAGTTCCTTTCGTCAAACCGCTGACCGGGTTGCCGGTCGGCCACCCGCGGGGCTGCCGACCGCGTCGCGCCCGAGCGTGAGGGGATCGATGCCCTCGCGGAGCGCGAGGAGAATCCCGGCCGCCTCCAGGTAGGACGCCGCCGGGATCGCGCGCAGGCCCAGGTCGGCTGCGCCCACGTCGAGAGCGGACGGGTTCCGCACGGCGACGATCGGGATCCCTCGCGCGGCGGCGGCCAGCACGCCCGGCCCGCCCAGGGCCGTCGCGGGGGCCACCACCGCGGCCGGATCGGGCAGGAAGACCGCCCGCCCCGGACCGGCCGCCGGGTCGGACCAGGCTGCGGCCGCCGGGTCGGACCTGGCGCCGGCCGGCATCGGCCGCGGCGCTCGCTGGAGCCCGCGGAGCACCGACAGCAGGAACGTGCTCCCCAGCTCCTCGGCGGCCGCCCGCGGATCGCAGGGGTCGGCGCTGGGCCGCAGCCACGGCGCGTGGGCGCAGGCAACGCCGAGTTCCCGCGCCACCAGGTGCGACAGGATGGCTTCCAGGCCGCCCACGGGATCCGGCCCGGCGCCGGCCAGGTACGCGGTCGCATCGAGATCCAGCCGGGAGAAGTCGCCCACGATGGCGACGGCCTGCGCGCCCCGGGCCACCAGGGTGCGCGCGCCGGCCAGCAGCAGGTCCGGGTTGCCCAGGGAGCCGTACGAGGCGCCGCTGGCGCCGGCCGCCAGGCCGAGATCGAGCGGTTCGGCGGTGAGCAGCGCTTCGAGCGATCCGCCGCCGACCATGCGAAACGCGTGCGCCGCGTTGTCGATGCGCGGCATCCCGCCGGAATCCGCGACGCCGCGGTCGATCAGCAGGCCGACGCGGTTGGCCCGCACCCGCCGCAGGGCAAGCTCCCCGGCCAGCCAGGCATCCAGCAGGGCGCCCTCGACGTACGCGACGTTGCCGGCCGCCCAGTTGAGGGCCGCGGCGTTGACCGCGTTGGGGTGAGTGACCAGGTGGTCGCAGGCGGCCGCCAGGAGGTTGGCGGCCGGCGTCCCGTCCCCGGCGTAGCCCCCGGTTTCGAGGCCGATGCCGGTCGGCAGGATCAGGGCGGCCCCGAACGGCCCGGCGCCGCCAGGCACGCCGGCGCCGGGAGCCGGTGCGGTGCCCGGGACTGCCAACCCCGCGCCCGGAAACGATCCGGCGACCGGCACCAATCCGGCGCCGACCCCGCCTCCGGCGCCCGGGACCACCAAACCCGCGCCCGGGAACGATCCGGCGCTCGCGGCCTCCCACACCGCCGCCTCGACCAGCAGTCGGTCGGCGGCGACGCCCACGACCGCCCAGCGCACCAGGCGCGCCGGGGCCACGGCGGCCGCAACCCGCCCGGCGACGGCTGCCGGATCGCCGTCCCGCGGCACGCTGATCGCGACGGTGGCAATCACGGTTCAGGCCTTGAGGCCGGCGGCTTCTTCCTCGACGTCCTTGAACAGCGCGTCGAAGTCCAGCAGGATCAGGATGCGGTTCTGGTACTTCCCCAGGCCCATGATGTAGGGCGAACGCTCATGGAAATGGCTGGTGGGCGGGTCTATCGCCCCCTTGGGCAGCCAGACGACCTGGTGCACCGAGTCGACGATGAACCCGAAGCGCTCCTCGCGCCACTCGGCGATGATGGTGGACTGCGCCCGGCTCGTCGCGTCAGCCAGCCCGAACCAGCGGCGCATGTCGAATACCGGGATGACCTCGCCGCGCAGGTTGATCAGACCCAGGATGTGCGACTGCGAATGCGGCAGCCGCGTGGTGGGCGGCTTGCCGATGATCTCCCGCACGCGCGTGATGCCCAGGGCGTACTCCTCGCCGCCCAGGTAGAACGTCACGAGCTGAGTCGCGTCCTCCTGCACCGCCCCGGCCGCCGGGCTGGCCGTCCGGCTGGCGAGCGGGGAGGAAGCCACGTCAGGACCCGCGGGCCGCGCGCGTCTTGGCGGCCCCGGTCTCGACGCCCAGGTACCGGTTGATCCAGGTCCGCAGCCGCAGCGCCGCCTGGGTGTGGAGCTGGCAGACCCGGGACTCCGAGACCTTGAGCACCAGCCCGATTTCCTTGAGGGTGAGACCCTCCTGGTAGTAGAGCGCCAGCAGGATCTTCTCCCGCTCCGGCAGCGCGTCGATGGCCGCGGCGAGCTGCTCCCGGAACTCCTGCTCCTCGAGCATCGCGGCCGGCCCCGGGCGATCGTCGGCCATCGTGTCGAGCCACGTGATGCTCTGGCCGTCGTCCGAGACCTGCACGAGCTCGTCGAGCGACAGGAACGGGCTGGTCTCCTGCGCCATGATGTGCGCAAGGTCGGCGGCCGAAACGCCGAGCTTGCCGGCCAGCTCCTCCTCGGTGGCGGGGCGGCCCAGTTCGGCCTCCAGGGCCTGCATGGCCTCGGAGACGTCGCGGGTGCGCGACCGCACCGAGCGGGGCACCCAGTCCTGGCTGCGCAACTCGTCCAGGATGGCCCCGCGGATGCGGATGATCGCGTAAGTCTCGAACTTGACGCCCCGATCCAGGCTGAACTTCTCCACGGCCTGGATCAGGCCGATCAGGCCATACCCGTACAGATCTTCCTGATCGATGGTCGGCGGCAGCGTCACGGCCAGGCGCCCGACCACATATCTGACCAGCGGCGCGTACTGGAGGATTAGCTTCTCGCGGGTCTTGGGGTCGGGATTAGCGGCGTATTTCTGCCAGAGTTCGGTGGTGTCTCCTCCGGCCATCCTTCCTCGCGGGTGGGTCACTCCCGGGCCGGGCCCGGGGGTTTGGTACGGCGGCCCTTGCGGTCGTCGGGGGCGGGACAATCATAGCACGGGTGCTGTCCGCGCTCCGTGACGCCGCGCAGACCTCACTCCTCGGCCTGCACCCGCGTCGCCCCGGTCCGGGCGCCCGGCGCCTGCGGGGCCTGGGCGGCGAAGTAGTCCATCGCGAACCCGAAGAGGCCGCCGATGAACGACGAGACGACGGCGCGAAACGCGGCGGTCGTGACGCTCGCGCCGGCCAGCACGGCGATCAGGCCCACGACGATGAACGCCGAGCAGCCGATGATCAGGGTCCAGTTTTTGTAAGCCACTCCGCGGGCACCTACGAGAGTCCTGCCAAGCCGCGGCGCCGCGGTGCCCGCGCCGGCGCCCCCGGGGCGCCCCGCGAAACCGCGCCAGGCTCGATACCCATGGAACTCTTCCTCTAAAGCTCCACTCCCGGCCGACCGGGAGATCGCACTTCCAAGACCCATGTGCCCATGTGGAAGCGAATCGTCCTCCCCCAGGTGCCACCCAGATCGGTGCCGATGGCCGGGATGCCCGCGGATTCGAGGGCCTGGCGCACGGCCTCGGCGTTGCGCGCGCCCACCGCCAGGAAGTCGCCCTGCGAGCGGAACATCTGCGCGCCGCCGGCCGCCTTGGCCACCAGGCGGTCGCGGGCGGCCCCGCGCGTCACGAGTTCCGCGACCAGGTGCAGGACGGCGGTATCGGCGAACTTGGCCGGCCGGCCGGCCGCGTCGCCTCCGGAGTCGGGCAGCATGATGTGGGCGAGGCCGGCGACGCCCGCGACGGCGTCGTAGACCGCGAGGCCCACGCACGAGCCCAGGCCCGGCACGAAGAAGATCTCCCCCGGTTCGACCGACGCCTGCCAGTCGGCCATCGGCACGTGGATCACGGCGCCGCCCCGGGAGGCTACGAGAGCCCCAGCGCGCCGAGAATCTTTGGCAGTTCGTCGGGGGTCGGGAACATGAAGAGGTACCCGACCAGGCCGTTGGCCTCGGTGACCGACAGTTCGGTCTCCAGCGCGAGGACCGCGTCGGACTTGGCGGCTAGCTGCGCGATGACCGTGTCGACGACGGCGCCGGCCATGTCGTTGGCCGTGAGCGGCGGCGACGGGTGGAGATCCAGCTTCACGAAGTTGCCCATCGCGATCAGGTAGTTGGACGTGAGGATGTTGCCCACCTCACCGAGCGCCGACTCGGCCAGCTCGTCGATTTGCGCCGTCGTGCCGGGCTCCCGGCCCATCAGCAGGTCCACCATCACCAGCGCCCGGTCCTCGGGCAGCAGGAAGAGCAGGTGGCCGTTGAGGTCGCCCTCCATCTGGAGGTAGATGGCCCACACCGGCGTCTCGGGCCCCACGAGCCGGTGCACCGCGCCCAGCGGGATGATCGACGCCTTGGGAACGCTCATCGAGATCCGCCGGTTGATCAGCTTCGACAGCGCGGTGGCGGCGTTGCCGGCCCCGATGTTGCC
The Candidatus Tanganyikabacteria bacterium DNA segment above includes these coding regions:
- a CDS encoding purine-binding chemotaxis protein CheW, producing MASSPLASRTASPAAGAVQEDATQLVTFYLGGEEYALGITRVREIIGKPPTTRLPHSQSHILGLINLRGEVIPVFDMRRWFGLADATSRAQSTIIAEWREERFGFIVDSVHQVVWLPKGAIDPPTSHFHERSPYIMGLGKYQNRILILLDFDALFKDVEEEAAGLKA
- a CDS encoding HD domain-containing protein, which codes for MLSRDLMQPGTWIPILKAGSTLTPELIAKIRRLGLERVALSCIDFRTPREPAGFPPLLLAGEVATIEEIVAGRGNQGELRQVVYDAARRLAQPRRPVEFRLPGAFELQHPINVFSLALVLGHALDYGPAQLVSLGTGALLHDIGKTLLPDRLVGKTGPLSPKEAELLRHHPALGVALLTRAPRFARWLVSRDAVEIVRHHHERFDGTGYPDKLRGAAIPRMASIVAVADVYDAMLSDRPYARRSPPGVARQTIRSLAGRQFDPAVVDAFLRRILPYPTGTEVVLSDRRVGRVLRATSDAPLRPLVGVAGEEIDLAQHRRLDIVSVRLARRGERVSAVIPVRIGLGAGAGVWGKTVDVSAEGACIDLVGGRAALATDVELQFCTGGATTGEPLKAKICWVREGGDGTSRIGVHVRGADLLAALSAGRLAS
- a CDS encoding chemotaxis protein CheC; the encoded protein is MELTNLSEIQLDALREVGNIGAGNAATALSKLINRRISMSVPKASIIPLGAVHRLVGPETPVWAIYLQMEGDLNGHLLFLLPEDRALVMVDLLMGREPGTTAQIDELAESALGEVGNILTSNYLIAMGNFVKLDLHPSPPLTANDMAGAVVDTVIAQLAAKSDAVLALETELSVTEANGLVGYLFMFPTPDELPKILGALGLS
- a CDS encoding DUF3326 domain-containing protein; this translates as MPGGAGPFGAALILPTGIGLETGGYAGDGTPAANLLAAACDHLVTHPNAVNAAALNWAAGNVAYVEGALLDAWLAGELALRRVRANRVGLLIDRGVADSGGMPRIDNAAHAFRMVGGGSLEALLTAEPLDLGLAAGASGASYGSLGNPDLLLAGARTLVARGAQAVAIVGDFSRLDLDATAYLAGAGPDPVGGLEAILSHLVARELGVACAHAPWLRPSADPCDPRAAAEELGSTFLLSVLRGLQRAPRPMPAGARSDPAAAAWSDPAAGPGRAVFLPDPAAVVAPATALGGPGVLAAAARGIPIVAVRNPSALDVGAADLGLRAIPAASYLEAAGILLALREGIDPLTLGRDAVGSPAGGRPATRSAV
- a CDS encoding FliA/WhiG family RNA polymerase sigma factor, which produces MAGGDTTELWQKYAANPDPKTREKLILQYAPLVRYVVGRLAVTLPPTIDQEDLYGYGLIGLIQAVEKFSLDRGVKFETYAIIRIRGAILDELRSQDWVPRSVRSRTRDVSEAMQALEAELGRPATEEELAGKLGVSAADLAHIMAQETSPFLSLDELVQVSDDGQSITWLDTMADDRPGPAAMLEEQEFREQLAAAIDALPEREKILLALYYQEGLTLKEIGLVLKVSESRVCQLHTQAALRLRTWINRYLGVETGAAKTRAARGS
- a CDS encoding chemotaxis protein CheD encodes the protein MADWQASVEPGEIFFVPGLGSCVGLAVYDAVAGVAGLAHIMLPDSGGDAAGRPAKFADTAVLHLVAELVTRGAARDRLVAKAAGGAQMFRSQGDFLAVGARNAEAVRQALESAGIPAIGTDLGGTWGRTIRFHMGTWVLEVRSPGRPGVEL